One Acidimicrobiales bacterium genomic window carries:
- a CDS encoding N,N-dimethylformamidase beta subunit family domain-containing protein, with translation MSPAHLRPRRPTTDLTVTVLAVGLVLLAALGAWRLTDQDDTSSAGGPAPLRDLAAGPAPVAAAAPDEEDAEDETSRGAARIREENARPGNPEWPIDDGDERPRGAEGFTDRVSGQQGDTVRLYVDTRAPSFLVTAYRLGHYGGAGARQVWQSPPIPGRDQPDCEVVAASKMVDCSNWAPSLSVAVGDDWLGGQYLFKLVPTTGSASFVPFVVRDDRSRSDVLVISDVTTLQAYNRWGGHSLYGGDGGRSTVVSFDRPMDTGWAMSGILGDSYNVGVMVESLGLDVSYTTNVDQHARPELMRDHKVIVSGVHDEYYSLEMRDGLEAARDAGVNIVFLGANAVYRRIRLEPSLIGPYRHQVNYRSADADPLNGVDPDRVTTSWREGPAARPESSLTGTYYECNEGGMRADMVIVDAAAWMFEGTNVTSGQHWPDVVREEYDRVTPSAPTPPGIQVLAHSPLTCRGEASHSDMAYYTAPGGAGVLNTGTLGFEPRLGPLCAPADLTPARWECQLRQMVANVVTDFATGPAGDRHPSQPNLAELGIR, from the coding sequence GTGTCGCCCGCCCACCTCCGCCCGCGGCGCCCCACCACCGACCTCACCGTCACCGTCCTCGCCGTCGGTCTCGTGCTGCTGGCCGCCCTGGGGGCGTGGCGGCTGACCGACCAGGACGACACCTCGTCGGCCGGAGGCCCGGCGCCGCTCCGGGACCTGGCCGCCGGGCCCGCGCCCGTCGCCGCTGCCGCGCCGGACGAGGAGGACGCCGAGGACGAGACGAGCCGGGGCGCCGCCCGCATCCGGGAGGAGAACGCCCGGCCCGGCAACCCCGAGTGGCCCATCGACGACGGCGACGAGCGGCCCCGCGGCGCCGAGGGCTTCACCGACCGGGTCAGCGGCCAGCAGGGCGACACCGTGCGGCTCTACGTCGACACCCGCGCCCCGAGCTTCCTCGTCACCGCCTACCGCCTGGGCCACTACGGCGGGGCCGGCGCCCGGCAGGTGTGGCAGTCTCCCCCGATCCCCGGCCGTGACCAGCCCGACTGCGAGGTCGTGGCCGCCAGCAAGATGGTCGACTGCAGCAACTGGGCGCCGTCGCTGAGCGTCGCGGTGGGCGACGACTGGCTCGGCGGCCAGTACCTGTTCAAGCTCGTCCCGACCACCGGGTCGGCGTCGTTCGTGCCCTTCGTGGTGCGCGACGACCGCAGCCGGAGCGACGTGCTGGTGATCAGCGACGTCACCACCCTGCAGGCCTACAACCGCTGGGGCGGCCACAGCCTCTACGGGGGCGACGGCGGGCGCTCGACCGTGGTGAGCTTCGACCGGCCCATGGACACCGGTTGGGCCATGTCGGGCATCCTCGGCGACAGCTACAACGTGGGGGTGATGGTCGAGTCGCTGGGGCTCGACGTGAGCTACACCACCAACGTCGACCAGCACGCCCGGCCCGAGCTGATGCGCGACCACAAGGTGATCGTCTCCGGCGTCCACGACGAGTACTACTCGCTGGAGATGCGCGACGGGCTGGAGGCGGCCCGCGACGCGGGCGTCAACATCGTGTTCCTCGGCGCCAACGCCGTGTACCGGCGCATCCGGCTGGAGCCGTCGCTGATCGGCCCCTACCGCCACCAGGTGAACTACCGCTCGGCCGACGCCGACCCGCTGAACGGCGTCGACCCCGACCGGGTGACCACCAGCTGGCGGGAGGGGCCCGCCGCCCGGCCGGAGAGCTCCCTCACCGGCACCTACTACGAGTGCAACGAGGGTGGGATGCGGGCCGACATGGTGATCGTCGACGCCGCGGCGTGGATGTTCGAGGGCACCAACGTGACCTCCGGCCAGCACTGGCCCGACGTGGTGCGGGAGGAGTACGACCGGGTGACGCCCTCGGCCCCGACGCCGCCGGGCATCCAGGTGCTCGCCCACTCGCCGCTCACGTGCCGGGGCGAGGCCAGCCACTCCGACATGGCGTACTACACGGCACCCGGCGGGGCCGGGGTGCTCAACACCGGCACGCTGGGCTTCGAGCCCCGGCTCGGCCCGCTGTGCGCGCCCGCGGACCTGACCCCGGCCCGCTGGGAGTGCCAGCTCCGCCAGATGGTCGCCAACGTCGTCACCGACTTCGCGACCGGCCCCGCCGGCGACCGCCACCCGTCGCAGCCGAACCTGGCGGAACTGGGGATCAGGTGA
- a CDS encoding GNAT family N-acetyltransferase, producing the protein MAARSMRSPSLRPFDPHRDRAAVARLWASALGDDWPVLPDAVDRLGAGHVLLVNRSLVGMIAVDPRGSITFLAVEPAEQRRGHGTRLVGRALDDFRRDGLAAVRVGSGGDHYVWPGVPTSCTAALAFFERLGWAEDDRTTDLVQDLRASDVVERMEGYPPPDGVDVAPAGPRLMADVIAFEDTHFPQWSRYFREPHDGVLIARDRHGSILGSLLLDGPGRTASPYWPLLGDRCGAIGCVGVMPEQEGRGIGTAMVAAATRLLVDRGVHRCLIDWVVRVDFYGRLGYRPWRTYSMRSRGI; encoded by the coding sequence ATGGCGGCCCGGTCGATGCGTAGCCCCTCGTTGCGACCGTTCGACCCCCATCGCGACCGGGCCGCGGTCGCCCGGCTGTGGGCGTCCGCGCTGGGCGACGACTGGCCCGTGCTGCCCGACGCGGTCGACCGGCTGGGGGCTGGCCACGTGCTGCTGGTGAACCGATCGCTGGTCGGGATGATCGCCGTCGACCCCCGTGGTTCCATCACCTTCCTGGCGGTGGAACCCGCCGAGCAGCGCCGGGGCCACGGCACCCGGCTCGTCGGGCGGGCCCTCGACGACTTCCGCCGGGACGGCCTCGCCGCGGTGCGGGTGGGCAGCGGCGGCGACCACTACGTCTGGCCGGGCGTGCCGACGTCGTGCACCGCGGCGCTGGCGTTCTTCGAGCGGCTGGGCTGGGCGGAGGACGACCGCACCACCGACCTGGTGCAGGACCTCCGAGCCTCCGACGTGGTCGAGCGGATGGAGGGCTACCCGCCGCCCGACGGCGTCGACGTGGCGCCGGCCGGGCCCCGCCTGATGGCCGACGTGATCGCCTTCGAGGACACCCACTTCCCCCAGTGGTCGCGCTACTTCCGGGAGCCCCACGACGGGGTGCTCATCGCCCGCGACCGTCACGGGTCGATCCTGGGGTCGCTGCTGCTCGACGGCCCGGGCCGCACCGCCTCGCCGTACTGGCCGCTGCTGGGCGACCGCTGCGGTGCCATCGGCTGCGTCGGCGTGATGCCCGAGCAGGAGGGTCGCGGCATCGGCACGGCGATGGTGGCGGCGGCCACCCGGCTGCTGGTCGACCGCGGCGTCCACCGGTGCCTGATCGACTGGGTCGTGCGGGTCGACTTCTACGGTCGCCTCGGCTACCGACCCTGGCGCACCTACTCGATGCGCTCGCGCGGCATCTGA
- a CDS encoding GNAT family N-acetyltransferase — MTTEVTDSKDRSRYELTVDGELAGFAAYRDMKGTRVFTHTEVFPAFGGRGLGSILVRSSLDEVRGRGGTLVALCPFVDRFVREHAEYGDLVDADLDVRLRD; from the coding sequence GTGACCACCGAGGTGACCGACAGCAAGGACAGATCCCGCTACGAGCTCACCGTCGACGGTGAGCTGGCCGGCTTCGCGGCCTACCGCGACATGAAGGGCACCCGGGTGTTCACCCACACCGAGGTGTTCCCCGCCTTCGGTGGGCGCGGGCTCGGCAGCATCCTGGTGCGGAGCTCGCTCGACGAAGTGCGCGGCCGCGGGGGCACGCTGGTGGCGCTGTGCCCCTTCGTCGACCGCTTCGTGAGGGAGCACGCCGAGTACGGCGACCTGGTGGACGCCGACCTCGACGTGCGCCTGCGGGACTAG
- a CDS encoding DUF1508 domain-containing protein, whose translation MAGKGEIYKRNDGKWAFRVKASNGEVVATDGGQGYNAKGDAESTLAKLLSGTYDGPITVLD comes from the coding sequence ATGGCGGGTAAGGGCGAGATCTACAAGCGCAACGACGGCAAGTGGGCCTTCCGGGTGAAGGCGTCGAACGGCGAGGTCGTGGCCACCGACGGCGGCCAGGGCTACAACGCCAAGGGCGACGCCGAGTCGACGCTGGCGAAGCTGCTCAGCGGCACCTACGACGGGCCGATCACCGTCCTCGACTGA
- a CDS encoding serine hydrolase domain-containing protein — protein MTVIPADLTVADPASLGIDTAKLDELRARVRREVDDGLLPSCQWALARHGRLVAFETFGPRTNDTRYGIFSATKALVASTVWQLIAEGSIDVSRRVADLIPEFATNGKDGITIEQVMLHTSGFPLAPLGPPAWDTSAGRREAFGRWRLNWEPGTAYEYHATSAHWVLAELIETVTGQDFRDVVHARVTEPLGLPRILGLALDDQDGIADLELCGEHASAEELKAAFGIEELPVGEVTDQVLLQLNRPEARVVGLPGGGGVTTAAVVALFYQGLLHNQAGLWDPEVLADATGTVRNDFPDPLTHTPANRALGVIVAGDDGRAPFRGFGHTQSPRTFGHNGAGGQIAWADPDSGLSFCYLTNGNDLHELRQPRRGIGISSRAAVCVRPGALTSGVGPDDDHGE, from the coding sequence ATGACCGTTATCCCTGCCGATCTCACGGTCGCCGACCCGGCCTCGCTGGGCATCGACACCGCCAAGCTCGACGAGCTGCGCGCCCGGGTGCGCCGGGAGGTCGACGACGGGTTGCTGCCGTCGTGCCAGTGGGCGCTGGCGCGCCACGGCCGGCTGGTGGCGTTCGAGACGTTCGGGCCGCGCACGAACGACACCCGCTACGGCATCTTCTCGGCCACCAAGGCGTTGGTCGCCAGCACCGTGTGGCAGCTGATCGCCGAGGGGTCGATCGACGTGAGCCGGCGGGTGGCCGACCTCATCCCGGAGTTCGCCACCAACGGGAAGGACGGCATCACGATCGAGCAGGTGATGCTCCACACCTCCGGCTTCCCGCTGGCGCCGCTCGGGCCGCCCGCCTGGGACACCAGCGCCGGCCGCCGGGAGGCGTTCGGCCGCTGGCGACTCAACTGGGAGCCGGGCACGGCCTACGAGTACCACGCCACCTCGGCGCACTGGGTGCTCGCCGAGCTGATCGAGACCGTCACCGGCCAGGACTTCCGCGACGTCGTCCACGCCCGGGTCACCGAGCCGCTGGGGCTGCCCCGCATCCTCGGCCTCGCCCTCGACGACCAGGACGGCATCGCCGACCTCGAGCTGTGCGGCGAGCACGCCTCGGCCGAGGAGCTGAAGGCGGCGTTCGGGATCGAGGAGCTGCCGGTCGGCGAGGTCACCGACCAGGTGCTGCTCCAGCTCAACCGGCCCGAGGCCCGGGTGGTCGGCCTCCCCGGCGGGGGCGGCGTCACCACCGCAGCCGTGGTGGCGCTCTTCTACCAGGGCCTGCTCCACAACCAGGCAGGCCTGTGGGACCCCGAGGTGCTGGCCGACGCCACCGGCACCGTCCGCAACGACTTCCCCGACCCGCTCACCCACACGCCCGCCAACCGGGCGCTCGGCGTGATCGTCGCCGGCGACGACGGTCGGGCGCCCTTCCGGGGCTTCGGCCACACCCAGTCGCCTCGCACGTTCGGCCACAACGGTGCCGGCGGCCAGATCGCCTGGGCCGACCCGGACAGCGGCCTGTCGTTCTGCTACCTCACCAACGGCAACGACCTGCACGAACTGCGGCAACCACGGCGGGGCATCGGAATCTCGAGCCGCGCCGCTGTCTGCGTTCGACCCGGTGCGCTAACTTCCGGCGTCGGACCTGACGACGACCACGGGGAGTAG